CGGCGCTCGCCGTCCTCGAGCCCTGGCAGCTCGCCGGACTCGGCCTGCCCGGGCCTGCGCCCGTGCGGCTCGCCGTCGTCGCACGAGGCACGCTGTCCTCGCCATCATTCAGCCTGGAGTACGGCTTCGTCTACGACAACGGCATACCCGCTTCCGGTGCGATCCGCGACGGCGTGTTCCTGCGCCACGGTGCGCGCGAACATCTTCTGCCCGAGCCGCTGTATACGATCGTGCAGCGCATCGACGCCTACCGCCGCGATCCCATCCGTGACATGGACGAGCGCTTCTTGTGGTGGAGCCGCCTGGCGGACATGCTGCCCTCGGACGTCGGGCTCGAAGGATTCCTGCGTCAGGTTCACGCCGTGCGGCCCGAGGCATTCAGCCTGGATTTCGTCGCCGCGCCCGGCGGGCTGTCTGTCCTTCCGCGCTTCGTGCGCGCCGTGGAAAGCGAGGACGGCAACGCGGCGCACGAGGATGTGCTTCCGGCGGTGGTCGGCGCGAGCTTCCAGGAGCGCTTCGCCCGCCAGCAGGAGCCCGGGGGACGCTACGTCCTGGGGCAGGGCTGGTTCGTGGTCCTGCCGCCGGCCGTGCGCACGGCGCTCGAGGTCGTGCACCGCGTCAACGGCGAGAGCGAGGAGCGCAAGCGGGAGTTCCTGCGCAACCCGCGCGCGGCGATCAGGAGCCGTCTGGAGGATGTCTACGGCGAGGTGACGGACGAGGTGGTCGCCTCGATCTTCCAGGAGACGCCGCTCTTTCTGAGCGAGCGTGTGCGCTACCTCGGCGTCTGGCTGCCCAAGGCCGAACTCTACGTCAAGCCGCCTGCGGGGCAGTGGCTCCCGGACGAGGCGCCGCCGCAAAGCCTGCTCATGCCCATCGGACCAGCGGGAACGCTGATCGAGGTCGCGCCGGCCGATCTGGACGATCTGGCCGTGCGCATCGACGATGCCCGCGACGCCGGGAAGACGACCGTCACTTTCAAAGGCCAGGAAGTGGCCGCCTCGGCGCAAAGCGCTCGGGTGGTCAGCAAGGCCTTGCGCATGTTCGGCTCCGGTGGTGAACCGGAACCCGAGCCGGACGAACCCTCTCCACGCCAGGACGTGCCGATCATCTTCGACCATATCGAGGAGCTCGGCATCCACCTGGAGGCGGGGGGGCTGCGCCCGGAGGCCGAGGCGCAGCCCTCGCTGCACGACGGCGTCCGTCTGCACGAACACCAGCAGCAGGGGCTGGCCTGGCTGCAGGAGCATTGGCGGCACGCCTCGCCCGGGGCTCTCCTGGCGGACGACATGGGGCTCGGCAAGACGCTGCAGACCTTGGCCTTCCTCAGCTGGATACGCAACCAGCAGCAGGCGGGCATGGCCGAGGCCCGGCCGTTCCTGATCGTCGCCCCCACGGGGCTCTTGCGCAACTGGGAAGAGGAGATCGCGAAGTTCCTGATCCCCGGCGCGCTCGGCCAGCTCATCCGAGCGCATGGGAGCGAGCTGCGCGGCCTTGTCGGGCGCGGGGCCCGGGCCGCCGCCTTCGAACTCGGCCACGGCGGCGTGGTGCTCACCACCTATGAAACCTTACGCGACAAGATCATCACCTTCACGGGGGTCCACTGGGGGGCTGCGGTTTTCGACGAGGCCCAGAAGATCAAGAACCCGAGGGCCATGTCCACGGACATGGCCAAGTCGATCAAGGCCGAATTCACCCTGACGCTCACCGGCACGCCGGTGGAGAACACTCTGGTGGACGTCTGGTGCATCATGGACGCGGCCCACCCGGGCCGGCTCGACTCCCTGCGCACCTTCATGAGGCAATACATGCCCGAGGGCGGTCCGGACGAGCGGGCGCTTCGGGACCTCCAGGCCGAACTCGCACGGCCCGCGGCGTTTCCGAGCCTGCTGCGCCGCAACAAGGAGACGCACTGGGCCGAGCGCCCGGAGAAGCGACAGGAGATCGAACGCATTCCGATGCCCCCGGAGCAGGCCGCGGCCTATCAGAACGTCATCGTCTCGGCCATGCAGCATGCGGACGGGCCGGGGGCAGTCCTCAAGGCGCTGCACTCCATCCGCACCGTGTCCCTGCATCCCTACATGTCGTCCTGGGACGGCGCCGCTCCGGACGCCTTCGTGAACGCCTCGGCCCGGCTGCAGGGCATGTTCCGGCTGCTTTCCCGGATCAAGGAGCAGGGAGAGAAGGCCCTCATCTTCATCGAGTCCAAGGAGATGCAGCAGGTCCTGGTCGAGCTCTTGCGGCTGCGCCTCGGCTGCGGCCCGGTGCTCGTCATCAACGGAGAGGTCTCGGGCGCCTTGCGGCAGCAGCGCGTGCACGAATTCCAGGCGCGGAAGGGATTCGACGCCATCCTGCTCTCACCCCGGGCGGCCGGAGTCGGGCTCAACCTCACCGCCGCCACCCATGTCATCCACCTGAGCCGCTGGTGGAACCCGGCCGTGGAGGACCAGTGCACGGACAGGGCGTACCGCATCGGGCAGCATCGCGCGGTGACGGTTCACTATCCCATGGCGATCCACCCCGAGCTCGGCGAGGCCAGCTTCGACGTCAAGCTGCACGAGCTTCTCGAGCGCAAGCGTCGCCTGAGCCATGGTCTGCTCGGTTCGCCGCTCGCCACGGCCGACGATCTGGCCGGTCTGCTGCATGCGGTCGTGGAGCCGGATGGCGAGCCCACGGCCTGAGATGCCGGGTATCCATGTGGGTCCACCAGGCATGATCTTCATCTTCCACGACACGGCACACGGGGATCGGTCGGCTTGACAAGGCGGCGACCGTATGCGCTACTCGTTTTCGTATGGTTGATATAAAGGTGGTCTAGTACCTCCAACATCCGAAGAAGCACCGATGTACCACGCGCGATTCGTCGGAGAAGGGGAGCGGATACGACGGCAGCGGCTGCGCGAACATCTGCTGATGGTCGCGCGGCTTGCGGCGGATTTCGCGCGAGAGGCGCGGCCGGGGGATGGGGAGTTCATCCGGGCTGCTCGCAGGGCGGGGCTCGCGCACGACCTGGGAAAGTACCGGGACGCCTTTCAGCAACGGCTGCATGACGCCGAGGCGGGCCGGCCGGCCGCGGCCGCGCCCCATGCCGTCTTCGGCGCGGGGGCCCTCGGGACCGCGGCGTGGGACCAGGCTCTGGCCGTCCTCGGGCACCACGCGGGGCTGCACGCGGCATCGGACTTCATGAACAAGGTGCGCCCTGAAGACGTCGACATGGGTCGCGAGCTCCTGCTGCGCGCCCGGGCCGACGGTCTGCGGCTCGCCGGGCGCGAGGTCCCCGCCTCCTCCCCCGGCGCGACAGACCGACTTGCACTGGAGTTGCGCGAGCGCATGCTCTTCAGCTGCCTCGTGGACGCCGACCGCAGCGACTGCATGCGCTTTGAGACCGGCGCGCTGCCGACCGGGCCTGCGCTCGCCGCGCAGGCGCTGCTCGACAGCCTCCTCGCCCACATTTCTCAAAAAGCCGGAGAGTGCCCGCCCGGCACAGTGAAGGATTGCCGCGCCGCCGTGCTCGACGCCTGCCTCGCCTCAGCCTCGCTGCCTGGCCGCCTGCTTACGCTGGCCGTGCCCACGGGAGGCGGCAAAACCCTCTCCGGAATGGCTTTCGCCCTCAGACGCGCTGCTTTGCGGGCGGGCGAGGTGCGCCGTGTCATCGTGGTCGTGCCCTACCTGTCCATCATCGAGCAGAACGCGGCGGAATACCGCGCGGCCCTCGGAGCTGACGCCGTCCTGGAGCACCATTCCGGCGACTTCGCATGCCTGCGCACAGTGCGGCGCGCGCACGACCCGCATGCGTTCTCGGAGAACGAGGGCGACGAGGCCTACGTCATCGCGTCCGAGGATGAGGACGCCCATCTCGGAAACGACGACGGTGCCCGCACCCTTGCGCGGGAGAACTGGGACGCGCCCGTCATCGTCACCACCTCCGTGCGCTTTTTCGAGACAATCTTTTCCAACCGGCCGTCGGACCTCAGGCGTCTGCACAACATTGCCCGCTCCGTGGTCGTCCTCGACGAGGTGCAGACCCTGCCGCGCCATCTGCTGACACCGCTCCTCTCGATCATGGAAGGGCTCGCGCGCGACTGGGGTGTGCATTTCGTCTTTTCTACGGCCACGCAGCCCGCCTTCGAGCGGCCCGCGTCCGCGCCGTCCGAGGACGGCCGCTGGGAACCCGGCAGCCTCGTCCCGATCGTCCCACCGGATCTGCACGAGCGCCTCGTGCGCGATCTGCGCCGCGTGGCCGAGCCGGTCTGGCCGCAAAAGGGCGAGACATGGTCCGTGGCGCGGCAGGCCGAGGCCGTGCTCGCGGAGCCGCGCGCCCTGTGCATCCTGAACACCAAGCGCCAGGTGCGCGAACTGTACGAACAGTTACGGGAGCGGGTGGACGGCTGGCTCGTGCATCTCTCCACGCGCATGTGCGCGGCGCACAGGCTCACGGTCATCCGGCGGATAAAGGAGCATCTGCGGACCACGGACGAGCCGTGCCGGGTGGTCAGTTCCCAGCTCGTGGAGGCCGGGGTGGATCTGAGCTTTCCGGCCGTGCTGCGGGCGCTCGGCCCCCTGGACGCCATTGTGCAGGCGGCCGGACGCTGCGACCGCGACGGCCTGCTGACCGCCGCCCTGGGCGCTCCGGCCGGACGGCTGACGGTCTTCGAGCCCGAGGATGGCGCAAGCCCCTATCCGGGCCCCACCTCCATCACCCGCGCCATGCTCGGCCGCGAGGGCATGTCGCTTCATTCGTCCGCGGTCATGCGCCGCTACTTCAACGAGCTCTACCAGGGCGACCTGGACGGCCCCGGCATCCAGGGGCTGCGGCTGAAGCTCGACTTTCCCGCGGTCTCCGAGGCCTTCGCGCTCATCGACGACCGCACACGCTCGGTGCTCGTGCCCCATGGCGAAGGCGCGGACATCATCGCGCGCCTCGCGCGCGGCGAGCCGCCGACGCGCGAGCTCATGCGCCTGGCGGGCCGCCACCAGGTCGGGCTCTACCCGCACGAGTTCCGAACGGCCGAGGGCCTGGGAACGATCTATCCCCTGGACGATGCCGGACGTCTTTGGGCCTGCCGGGTGAGCTGCTACGATCCTGAGCTCGGGCTCGACCTGCGGCCGCCCGACGCGGAGGAGCACATCTTTTGATCGCCCGCGTCCCATCTCTCGATGTCGTCTCGTCGCCTTCCCTCGGCTTTTCACGAACCTTTCTGCATTTCGGTCCATAACCTCAAGGAGATGCACATGGCACCCATCGTCCGAGTCAGGGTCTCGGGTCCGCTGGCCTGCTTCACGCGGCCCGAGGCCAAGGTCGAGCGTATGAGCTACGACCTGCCCACGCCCTCCGCGGCGCGGGGAATCCTGGACAGCATCTGTTGGCGGCCGCAGATGCGCTGGCATGTTCGGGCCATCGAGGTACTCAGGCCCGTGCGCACCATCGCGCTGCGGCGCAACGAGGTGCAGTCCAAGGTCACGGTCAAGGGGAAGACCGGGGTGACGGGCTGGATGGCCGACCCGGCTGGCTACGTTCCCTTCGCCGCCGGCGCGGGCAGCGAGGAGGGCACGCCCCGCGCCACCCTGGCGCTCAAGGACGTGGCCTACGTGATCGAGGCCGAGCCCATGGTCTTCGACGGCTCCGGGGACAACACGCCGCAGAAGTACGCGGCCATGCTCACCCGGCGGGTGGAGAAGGGGCAGTGCCACATCCGGCCCTGCCTGGGTTGCCGCGAGTTCGCGGCCGACTTCTGCCCGCCCGACCCGGCCGAGAGGCCCATCGCCGAGAGCCGCGACCTCGGCCGCATGCTCTACGACATCATCTTCGACCCCGAGGCCGGGAACACCCCGGTCTTCTTCCAGGCCCGCCTCGCGAACGGCCGCATGGAGACGCGCGCGGAAGAGGTCGTTGCCGACGAGGCGTTGCGTAGGAGGGTGCTGGCATGCTCGTACAGGCACTAGCCGCCTACGCGGACAGCTATCTCGCCGACGATCTTGCGGCCATCGCCTTCGAGGAGAAGCCCGTGCGCTATCTCATCGAGCTTGACGACGCCGGAGGCTTTCACGGCATCCGCGAGCGGGTGCGCCAGGAGACGCGGCTCGTGGGCAAGAAGGAGAAGAGCGTGGAGGTGGTGGACACGCTGCGCGTGCCCCGTTCGCCCGTGAACCGCAACAGCGGCGTGCATCCGCTGCTGGGCTGCGACGCCCTGCCCTATCTGCTCGGGCCGAGGCCGGGCGTCTGGACCGCGGAGGGCAAGGAGGAAAAGGAAGGACGCAACCACGCGGGCTTCGTCGAGTTCGTCCGCGCCGTGGCCGAGGAGACAGGCGACCCGTCCCTTGCCGCCTGCGCGGCCTTCTATGCCGATCCGGAGGTGGTGGAGCGCGCGGCGGCCGAGGTGGCCGCGCTGAAACCGCCCCCCGGCGCCCTGGCCTGTCTGAGCGTGCGGCCCGAGCAGCTGGACAGCGACGATCCCGGCGGACCGGTGGTCGACCGCCCGGCGGTGCGGCGCTACTGGACCGCCCATTTCGAGCGCGCCTCCGGAGAGCGCCATGCCAAGGGCGGGGAGGGCATGTGTCTCGTTTCCGGCGAGCACGGCCCCCTGGCCGTGACGCATGGCCTGATCAAGGGCGCAGGCAGCCTGGGGGGCCAAGCCGCGGGCGTGGCTCTCATGTCCTTCGACAAAGCCGCCTTCCGCTCCTACGGCTGGGAGAAGAACGCCAACAGCCCGGTGAGCCCCGGCCGTGCCTCGGCCTACGTGCTGGCCCTGAACGATCTCCTGCGGCCGGGCGCGCACCGCAGGGGCATGTCGCGCGGCGTGAGCCTGCACATGCGCTCGGACTACGGCGGCATGGCCTTCCTCTACTGGACGCGCGACCCCACGGACGCTCTGCCCATCCAGATCCTGCAGGCGCCCGATCCGGACAACGTGCAACGGCTCCTGGACACGCCGCACCATCCCTCGCAGATGCCGCACGGCCTGGCCGGACGCGGCAACGAGTTCTACCTGCTGGCCGTCTCGGGTAACGGAGGCCGGCTCGTGGTGCGCGACTGGTATCCGGAGAGCCTGGAGCAGGTGACGGACAACGTCCGGCAATGGTTCACCGACTTGGCCATGGCGGACGTCTTCAAGGGCGGTGAGCGCGCCCGGCCACCCTCGATCTATGCGCTTCTCTACGCCGTGAGCCCGCCGGGGCGCGAGCCGAGCGACAAGGTCAACGCCCGCCCCTCCCTCGCGCTCATGCGCCGGGCGCTCCACGGTCTGCCGCTCGGGCGCTCGATCCTGGCCGCGGCCCTGAACCGGCTGCGCCGCGAGCAGGGAGACAATCGTCTGGCCGCGGACCGCCTGGCCATCGTGCGGCTGTGCGTGAACGACATCGCGAAAACCAAACAAGGAGGGCCAGTCATGGCCGAATGCCTGGACAACGACCAGAACGACGCCGCCTACCTCTGCGGCCAGCTGCTCGCCGAGTACGAGGCCCTGCAGTACCAGGCCCTGGGCGACGTCAACGTCACCGTGGGGGACCGTTATTACGCCATGGCCTCGACCAGGCCTCTTCTGGCCTTCAAGCGGCTGGAAGATCTGAGCCGTGCCCATCTGAAGCGGCTGCGGCGCGACAAGAAGGCCGCGGGCATTGCCCTGCAGCAGTGCATCACCTCGCTCGTCAAGCGCATCGGGCAGAGCGCCTGCGGGAATTTCCCCGCAGCATTGAGCCTCGAGGAGCAGGGCCGCTTCGTCATCGGTTACCACCACCAGAAGGCCGATAACGCGCGCAAGGCCCGGGAGGCGAAGGCCGCCAAGGAGGCGGGAAAGGCCTCTCCCGATTCCGGTGGTTCTCCGGACATCGTCGATTCCACCCCCGCCATGCCCTAACCGAAACCACGAAAGGAGACGCATAATGAGCACGCCCATCGCCAACCGCATCGACTTCCTGCTGCTTTTCGACGTCAAAGACGGCAATCCCAACGGTGATCCGGACTTCGACAACACCCCGCGCTTCGACCCCGAGACCTTCCAGGGGCTCGTGTCCGACGTCTGCCTCAAGCGCAAGATCCGCGAATGGGTCTTCGCGGCCAAGTCGCAGGGCGGGAAGATCGAGCCGGGCTACGACGTCTTCGTGCTGCAGGGCCATTCCCTGGAGAGCCGCCAGAAGATGCCCTACGAGCATCTCTCCGAGCTCGCGGGCAAGGCCAAGGGCGCCAAGACCACGCGCGGCGACGTCGAGAAGGCCCGGGAGTGGATGTGCGCCAATTTCTTCGACGTCAGGGCTTTCGGCGCGGTCATGAGCACCACGGACTTCAACTGCGGCCAGGTGCGCGGCCCGGTGCAGCTCACCTTCGCCCGTTCCTTCGACCGCGTCCTCTCCACGGAGCACGGCATCACACGCGTGGCCTACACCACGGAGAAGAAGGCCTCGGAGACCTCGGCCCAGACCGAGATGGGACGCAAGCACACCGTGGCCTACGGGCTCTACGCCGCGCACGGCTTCATCTCGCCCGCCTTCGCGGGCGGGCCGAGCGGCACGGGCTTTTGCGCCGACGACCTCGCCGTGCTCAAGAAGGCCCTGGTGAACATGTTCGACCTGGACCATTCGGCCGCGCGAGGGCTCATGCGCACGCGCCGCGTCTTCGCCTTCGAGCACTCCTCGCCCCTGGGCAACGCGCAGGCAGGCAGGCTCTTCGACCTGGTGAAGGTGGCGCGCAAGGAGGGCGTGGAATCTCCGCGCGGCTTCGATGACTACGCGATCTCGTCGTTCGCGGAGATCGCGGCCGCCTGTCCCGCCGGGGTGACGGTCGCGGACTGGGCCGCGGAGTAGCCATGGACGATCCTCTCCCGCTCTCGGCCCTTGCCCATCTGCTGTACTGTCGCCGCCGCGCGGCGCTGGTGCACGTGGAGCATGCCTGGGTCGAGAGCGTGTTCACGGCCGAGGGTCGGGTCCTGCACCACAAGGTGGACAGCGACCCTCGGCTGGAGAGGCGGGGCGACGTGCTCGTCGCCCGCATGCTTCCCCTGCGCTCGAAGAAGCTCGGGCTTTACGGCGTGGCCGACAGCGTGGAGTTTCACCGCGACGGGGCGGGGGCGCGCCTGCCCGGTGTGGCCGGACGATGGCGGCCCTTTCCCGTGGAATACAAGCGCGGCAAGCTCAGGCGCGAAACCGGCTATCTCGTGCAGCTCTGCGCCCAGGGGATGTGCCTGGAAGAGATGCTCGGGGCGGGCGTCCCCGCCGGAGCGCTCTTCTTCGGCACGAACCGCCGCCGTCTGGCCGTGGACTTCGAGCCGGGGCTGCGGGCGCGCGTCCTGGCCGAGGCCGAGGACCTGCAGGGGCTGATCCGAAGCGAGCGAACTCCCCCGGCCGTATATGACCGGTCCAAGTGCGCGGCCTGCTCCATGAAGTCTTTGTGCCTGCCAGGACTTGGCGCGAAAGGGGCTCCCGTGGCGGCCTATCTGAAGCGCACGCTGGGGCGAGAGGAGGATGCGTGAAACCCCTTCTGAATACCTTGTTCGTGACTACGCAGGGCACATACCTGGCCAAGGACGGAGAGGCCGTAGCCGTGCGTGCGGACGGCGAAACCAGGGCCAGGTTCCCGGCGCACACCCTGGACGGCGTGGTCTGTTTCGGCCAGGTCTCCATGAGTCCCGCGCTCATGGCGCATCTGGCCGAGAAAGACGTGTGCGTGAGCTTTCTGTCCGAGACGGGCCGTTTCCTGGCCCGCGTGCAGGGACCCGCGCACGGCAACGTGCTGCTCAGGCGGCAGCAGTACCGCATGGCGGACGATCCGGCCGCCTCCGCAGGCATCGCCCGCATGACCCTGACGGGCAAGCTGCACAACTGCCGCGCCGCTCTGCGTCGCAGCGCCCGCGACCACCCGGAACGTCCGGAGGCCACGGCGTTGTCCGCCGCGGCGGACGCACTGGGGGACCGGCTCCAGCGGTTGCCTCTCGTCGCAGGACTCGAGGACTTGCGCGGGCTGGAGGGGGAGGCCGCCCCTGGACCCGGTGAACTGTCTTCTCTCCTTCCTCTACACCCTGCTGGCGCACGACGTGCGCTCGGCCCTGGAGAGCGTGGGGCTGGACCCGCAGGTGGGCTTTCTGCACCGGGATCGGCCGGGCCGGCCGAGCCTGGCGTTGGACCTCATGGAGGAGTTCCGGCCCGTGTTGGCGGACCGCCTGACGCTCACCCTGCTGAACCGGGGCATGCTCGGTCCCAAGGATTTCAGCACCGTGGTCAGCGGCGCGGTGAGCCTCACGGACAAGGCCCGCAAGACGGTCATCACCGCCTGGCAGGAGCGCAAGCGGGACGAGGTGGAACATCCTTTCCTGCGCGAGAAGATGGCCGTGGGGCTTCTGCCGTTCGCGCAGGCCCTTCTGCTCGCGCGGTTTCTGCGCGGCGATCTGGATGCCTATCCGCCCTACCTTTGGAGGTGACCATGCTCGTGCTCGTCAGCTACGACGTCTCCACCATCGATCCCAAGGGACCGGGCCGCCTGCGGCGCATGGCCAAGATATGTCAGAACTGGGGGCAGCGCGTGCAGAATTCCGTCTTCGAGTGCCTTGTGGACCCGGCGCAGTGGACGGCCCTGCGCGCCAAGCTTCTCGATTGCATGGACCCGGAGCACGACAGTCTGCGCTTTTACTTCCTCGGCGCAAATTGGCAGCGTCGCGTGGAACATGCCGGGGCCAGGAAACCGATTGACCAGGAGGGGAATCTCATCGTCTGAAGCGCTGCGCGGACCCCAAGCGGACACGAAAATCCCGGGAGGTTCGCGCGGGGAAAAATTGATGGAGAATCGGATTGTTAGGCGAACGGGTCCGCTCGTGGAGGCGCTCAACGCTTCCGCTCGGGCGTCGCTCGCGCACCTGCCCCCGGCAAGCCGCACGGATCATGGCTTGCCGGAGCGGGAGTCGCCCCTCGCACAGGGGCGTGGATTGAAACCCGGTCAGCAGGACCGAGCCCGCGGCCGCCGTGGTCGCCCCTCGCACAGGGGCGTGGATTGAAACCTTGCGTCAGGTCCGCCGCGTCCAGGCCCAGGCCAGCGGTCGCCCCTCGCACAGGGGCGTGGATTGAAACATGCCCGCATCGCGCGCGCTGGCGCGCACGGAGGTCGCCCCTCGCACAGGGGCGTGGATTGAAACATCGGAGGGTGGTTCACCTGGTGGCAGATCTCGGTCGCCCCTCGCACAGGGGCGTGGATTGAAACATAGAACCCCACGGTGAAAAGACCGGGGTTGTGTCGCCCCTCGCACAGGGGCGTGGATTGAAACAACCTGACTCATGGCGGGAGACTCGAGCCCGGGGTCGCCCCTCGCACAGGGGCGTGGATTGAAACGCATTCCACGGCGGGCGGGCAGCAGTTCACGCGGGGTCGCCCCTCGCACAGGGGCGTGGATTGAAACGGAATAAAGCCATGCCTCTCCCGCGGCAAACGCGTCGCCCCTCGCACAGGGGCGTGGATTGAAACGAGATCGGCGGCGAGCCCTACGTCATCGCGGACAGTCGCCCCTCGCACAGGGGCGTGGATTGAAACAACGAGGACTCCACCAACGAAATGCGTCGGCGCAGTCGCCCCTCGCACAGGGGCGTGGATTGAAACAGCATCTTGCCAGTGGCCGTTAATCGGGCCGGAACAGTCGCCCCTCGCACAGGGGCGTGGATTGAAACATCCGTGAGGGGCTTTCCCGAGGCGATGGACAGGGGTCGCCCCTCGCACAGGGGCGTGGATTGAAACGCCGTCCTCAGTGATACGGAAGCGGATTTCCGGGAGTCGCCCCTCGCACAGGGGCGTGGATTGAAACTTATCGATTTTGAGATAAAACTCGAGAGGCGCGGCGTCGCCCCTCGCACAGGGGCGTGGATTGAAACACCTTCCTTCTTAAAGGTTACAACCCCAGCTGGCCGTCGCCCCTCGCACAGGGGCGTGGATTGAAACCAGTTCCACGAAAACGGCCACGCGCGCCGCCGTGTCGCCCCTCGCACAGGGGCGTGGATTGAAACGCATGGAGCAGCATCCTCGAGCGTTGGCGACCGGGTCGCCCCTCGCACAGGGGCGTGGATTGAAACACGGTCGGCCTGCAGGTGGCCACCCTGGCGGCCGGAGTCGCCCCTCGCACAGGGGCGTGGATTGAAACATCACCACGGCCGCGCACACCTGGGCGCGCACGGGTCGCCCCTCGCACAGGGGCGTGGATTGAAACCAGGCGAACACGGCCTTGAGGCCGTTCCAGATGTCGCCCCTCGCACAGGGGCGTGGATTGAAACATCGTCCAGCCAAAGGCATGTCCCGTCCTCGCGCCTGTCGCCCCTCGCACAGGGGCGTGGATTGAAACACGGATGGTCGCCCCGGAGACGTACTCGCGCTTGGTCGCCCCTCGCACAGGGGCGTGGATTGAAACATAAATTGCGGCTCGGTTGTACTCTGGCCGCAAGTCGCCCCTCGCACAGGGGCG
This genomic stretch from Desulfovibrio sp. X2 harbors:
- the cas2 gene encoding CRISPR-associated endonuclease Cas2 encodes the protein MLVLVSYDVSTIDPKGPGRLRRMAKICQNWGQRVQNSVFECLVDPAQWTALRAKLLDCMDPEHDSLRFYFLGANWQRRVEHAGARKPIDQEGNLIV